One segment of Oncorhynchus tshawytscha isolate Ot180627B unplaced genomic scaffold, Otsh_v2.0 Un_contig_9555_pilon_pilon, whole genome shotgun sequence DNA contains the following:
- the LOC121844433 gene encoding LWamide neuropeptides-like isoform X5 — MCLPPRTPVPCPWVRTLLPPGLYPVPGSEPCCLLACSLSLGQNPAASWPVACPWVRTLLPPGLYPVPGSEPCCLLACTLSLGQNPAASWPVPCPWVRTLLPPGLGQNSAASWPVPCPWVRTLLPPGLGQNSAASWPVPCPWVRTLLPPGLGQNSAASWSGSELCCLLVWVRTLLPPGLYPVPGSELCCLLVWVRTLLPPGLGQNSAASWPGPWVRTLLPPGLGQNSAASWPVPCPWVRTLLPPGLGQNSAASWPVPCPWVRTTNPSCVCIPSDFSCCESS, encoded by the exons ATGTGTTTACCCCCCCGCACTCCTGTACCCTGTCCCTGGGTCAGAACCCTGCTGCCTCCTGGCCTGTACCCTGTCCCTGGGTCAGAACCCTGCTGCCTCCTGGCCTGTAGCCTGTCCCTGGGTCAGAACCCTGCTGCCTCCTGGCCTGTAGCCT GTCCCTGGGTCAGAACCCTGCTGCCTCCTGGCCTGTACCCTGTCCCTGGGTCAGAACCCTGCTGCCTCCTGGCCTGTACCCTGTCCCTGGGTCAGAACCCTGCTGCCTCCTGGCCTGTACCCTGTCCCTGG GTCAGAACTCTGCTGCCTCCTGGTCTGGGTCAGAACTCTGCTGCCTCCTGGCCTGTACCCTGTCCCTGGGTCAGAACTCTGCTGCCTCCTG GTCTGGGTCAGAACTCTGCTGCCTCCTGGCCTGTACCCTGTCCCTGGGTCAGAACTCTGCTGCCTCCTGGTCTGGGTCAGAACTCTGCTGCCTCCTGGTCTGGGTCAGAACTCTGCTGCCTCCTGGTCTGGGTCAGAACTCTGCTGCCTCCTGGCCTGTACCCTGTCCCTGGGTCAGAACTCTGCTGCCTCCTGGTCTGGGTCAGAACTCTGCTGCCTCCTGGTCTGGGTCAGAACTCTGCTGCCTCCTGGCCTGGTCCCTGGGTCAGAACTCTGCTGCCTCCTGGTCTGGGTCAGAACTCTGCTGCCTCCTGGCCTGTACCCTGTCCCTGGGTCAGAACTCTGCTGCCTCCTG GTCTGGGTCAGAACTCTGCTGCCTCCTGGCCTGTACCCTGTCCCTGGGTCAGAACTACAAATCCCAGTTGTGTATGCATTCCCTCAGATTTCTCCTGCTGTGAATCTAGTTAA
- the LOC121844433 gene encoding uncharacterized protein LOC121844433 isoform X6 gives MCLPPRTPVPCPWVRTLLPPGLYPVPGSEPCCLLACSLSLGQNPAASWPVACPWVRTLLPPGLYPVPGSEPCCLLACTLSLGQNSAASWSGSELCCLLACTLSLGQNSAASWSGSELCCLLACTLSLGQNSAASWSGSELCCLLVWVRTLLPPGLGQNSAASWPVPCPWVRTLLPPGLGQNSAASWSGSELCCLLAWSLGQNSAASWSGSELCCLLACTLSLGQNSAASWSGSELCCLLACTLSLGQNYKSQLCMHSLRFLLL, from the exons ATGTGTTTACCCCCCCGCACTCCTGTACCCTGTCCCTGGGTCAGAACCCTGCTGCCTCCTGGCCTGTACCCTGTCCCTGGGTCAGAACCCTGCTGCCTCCTGGCCTGTAGCCTGTCCCTGGGTCAGAACCCTGCTGCCTCCTGGCCTGTAGCCT GTCCCTGGGTCAGAACCCTGCTGCCTCCTGGCCTGTACCCTGTCCCTGGGTCAGAACCCTGCTGCCTCCTGGCCTGTACCCTGTCCCTGG GTCAGAACTCTGCTGCCTCCTGGTCTGGGTCAGAACTCTGCTGCCTCCTGGCCTGTACCCTGTCCCTGGGTCAGAACTCTGCTGCCTCCTG GTCTGGGTCAGAACTCTGCTGCCTCCTGGCCTGTACCCTGTCCCTGGGTCAGAACTCTGCTGCCTCCTGGTCTGGGTCAGAACTCTGCTGCCTCCTGGTCTGGGTCAGAACTCTGCTGCCTCCTGGTCTGGGTCAGAACTCTGCTGCCTCCTGGCCTGTACCCTGTCCCTGGGTCAGAACTCTGCTGCCTCCTGGTCTGGGTCAGAACTCTGCTGCCTCCTGGTCTGGGTCAGAACTCTGCTGCCTCCTGGCCTGGTCCCTGGGTCAGAACTCTGCTGCCTCCTGGTCTGGGTCAGAACTCTGCTGCCTCCTGGCCTGTACCCTGTCCCTGGGTCAGAACTCTGCTGCCTCCTG GTCTGGGTCAGAACTCTGCTGCCTCCTGGCCTGTACCCTGTCCCTGGGTCAGAACTACAAATCCCAGTTGTGTATGCATTCCCTCAGATTTCTCCTGCTGTGA
- the LOC121844433 gene encoding uncharacterized protein LOC121844433 isoform X1 has translation MCLPPRTPVPCPWVRTLLPPGLYPVPGSEPCCLLACSLSLGQNPAASWPVACPWVRTLLPPGLYPVPGSEPCCLLACTLSLGQNPAASWPVPCPWVRTLLPPGLGQNSAASWPVPCPWVRTLLPPGLGQNSAASWPVPCPWVRTLLPPGLGQNSAASWSGSELCCLLVWVRTLLPPGLYPVPGSELCCLLVWVRTLLPPGLGQNSAASWPGPWVRTLLPPGLGQNSAASWPVPCPWVRTLLPPGLGQNSAASWSGSELCCLLVWVRTLLPPGLYPVPGSELQIPVVYAFPQISPAVNLVNGQVQGLWKVRPLWFTLCIVGNQLN, from the exons ATGTGTTTACCCCCCCGCACTCCTGTACCCTGTCCCTGGGTCAGAACCCTGCTGCCTCCTGGCCTGTACCCTGTCCCTGGGTCAGAACCCTGCTGCCTCCTGGCCTGTAGCCTGTCCCTGGGTCAGAACCCTGCTGCCTCCTGGCCTGTAGCCT GTCCCTGGGTCAGAACCCTGCTGCCTCCTGGCCTGTACCCTGTCCCTGGGTCAGAACCCTGCTGCCTCCTGGCCTGTACCCTGTCCCTGGGTCAGAACCCTGCTGCCTCCTGGCCTGTACCCTGTCCCTGG GTCAGAACTCTGCTGCCTCCTGGTCTGGGTCAGAACTCTGCTGCCTCCTGGCCTGTACCCTGTCCCTGGGTCAGAACTCTGCTGCCTCCTG GTCTGGGTCAGAACTCTGCTGCCTCCTGGCCTGTACCCTGTCCCTGGGTCAGAACTCTGCTGCCTCCTGGTCTGGGTCAGAACTCTGCTGCCTCCTGGTCTGGGTCAGAACTCTGCTGCCTCCTGGTCTGGGTCAGAACTCTGCTGCCTCCTGGCCTGTACCCTGTCCCTGGGTCAGAACTCTGCTGCCTCCTGGTCTGGGTCAGAACTCTGCTGCCTCCTGGTCTGGGTCAGAACTCTGCTGCCTCCTGGCCTGGTCCCTGGGTCAGAACTCTGCTGCCTCCTGGTCTGGGTCAGAACTCTGCTGCCTCCTGGCCTGTACCCTGTCCCTGGGTCAGAACTCTGCTGCCTCCTGGTCTGGGTCAGAACTCTGCTGCCTCCTGGTCTGGGTCAGAACTCTGCTGCCTCCTGGTCTGGGTCAGAACTCTGCTGCCTCCTGGCCTGTACCCTGTCCCTGGGTCAGAACTACAAATCCCAGTTGTGTATGCATTCCCTCAGATTTCTCCTGCTGTGAATCTAGTTAATGGTCAGGTCCAGGGCCTATGGAAGGTACGGCCATTATGGTTCACTCTCTGCATTGTGGGAAACCAACTAAACTAA
- the LOC121844433 gene encoding uncharacterized protein LOC121844433 isoform X4, whose product MCLPPRTPVPCPWVRTLLPPGLYPVPGSEPCCLLACSLSLGQNPAASWPVACPWVRTLLPPGLYPVPGSEPCCLLACTLSLGQNSAASWSGSELCCLLACTLSLGQNSAASWSGSELCCLLACTLSLGQNSAASWSGSELCCLLVWVRTLLPPGLGQNSAASWPVPCPWVRTLLPPGLGQNSAASWSGSELCCLLAWSLGQNSAASWSGSELCCLLACTLSLGQNSAASWSGSELCCLLVWVRTLLPPGLGQNSAASWPVPCPWVRTTNPSCVCIPSDFSCCESS is encoded by the exons ATGTGTTTACCCCCCCGCACTCCTGTACCCTGTCCCTGGGTCAGAACCCTGCTGCCTCCTGGCCTGTACCCTGTCCCTGGGTCAGAACCCTGCTGCCTCCTGGCCTGTAGCCTGTCCCTGGGTCAGAACCCTGCTGCCTCCTGGCCTGTAGCCT GTCCCTGGGTCAGAACCCTGCTGCCTCCTGGCCTGTACCCTGTCCCTGGGTCAGAACCCTGCTGCCTCCTGGCCTGTACCCTGTCCCTGG GTCAGAACTCTGCTGCCTCCTGGTCTGGGTCAGAACTCTGCTGCCTCCTGGCCTGTACCCTGTCCCTGGGTCAGAACTCTGCTGCCTCCTG GTCTGGGTCAGAACTCTGCTGCCTCCTGGCCTGTACCCTGTCCCTGGGTCAGAACTCTGCTGCCTCCTGGTCTGGGTCAGAACTCTGCTGCCTCCTGGTCTGGGTCAGAACTCTGCTGCCTCCTGGTCTGGGTCAGAACTCTGCTGCCTCCTGGCCTGTACCCTGTCCCTGGGTCAGAACTCTGCTGCCTCCTGGTCTGGGTCAGAACTCTGCTGCCTCCTGGTCTGGGTCAGAACTCTGCTGCCTCCTGGCCTGGTCCCTGGGTCAGAACTCTGCTGCCTCCTGGTCTGGGTCAGAACTCTGCTGCCTCCTGGCCTGTACCCTGTCCCTGGGTCAGAACTCTGCTGCCTCCTGGTCTGGGTCAGAACTCTGCTGCCTCCTGGTCTGGGTCAGAACTCTGCTGCCTCCTGGTCTGGGTCAGAACTCTGCTGCCTCCTGGCCTGTACCCTGTCCCTGGGTCAGAACTACAAATCCCAGTTGTGTATGCATTCCCTCAGATTTCTCCTGCTGTGAATCTAGTTAA
- the LOC121844433 gene encoding uncharacterized protein LOC121844433 isoform X2 — translation MCLPPRTPVPCPWVRTLLPPGLYPVPGSEPCCLLACSLSLGQNPAASWPVACPWVRTLLPPGLYPVPGSEPCCLLACTLSLGQNPAASWPVPCPWVRTLLPPGLYPVPGSELCCLLVWVRTLLPPGLYPVPGSELCCLLVWVRTLLPPGLGQNSAASWSGSELCCLLACTLSLGQNSAASWSGSELCCLLVWVRTLLPPGLVPGSELCCLLVWVRTLLPPGLYPVPGSELCCLLVWVRTLLPPGLYPVPGSELQIPVVYAFPQISPAVNLVNGQVQGLWKVRPLWFTLCIVGNQLN, via the exons ATGTGTTTACCCCCCCGCACTCCTGTACCCTGTCCCTGGGTCAGAACCCTGCTGCCTCCTGGCCTGTACCCTGTCCCTGGGTCAGAACCCTGCTGCCTCCTGGCCTGTAGCCTGTCCCTGGGTCAGAACCCTGCTGCCTCCTGGCCTGTAGCCT GTCCCTGGGTCAGAACCCTGCTGCCTCCTGGCCTGTACCCTGTCCCTGGGTCAGAACCCTGCTGCCTCCTGGCCTGTACCCTGTCCCTGGGTCAGAACCCTGCTGCCTCCTGGCCTGTACCCTGTCCCTGG GTCAGAACTCTGCTGCCTCCTGGCCTGTACCCTGTCCCTGGGTCAGAACTCTGCTGCCTCCTG GTCTGGGTCAGAACTCTGCTGCCTCCTGGCCTGTACCCTGTCCCTGGGTCAGAACTCTGCTGCCTCCTGGTCTGGGTCAGAACTCTGCTGCCTCCTGGTCTGGGTCAGAACTCTGCTGCCTCCTGGTCTGGGTCAGAACTCTGCTGCCTCCTGGCCTGTACCCTGTCCCTGGGTCAGAACTCTGCTGCCTCCTGGTCTGGGTCAGAACTCTGCTGCCTCCTGGTCTGGGTCAGAACTCTGCTGCCTCCTGGCCTGGTCCCTGGGTCAGAACTCTGCTGCCTCCTGGTCTGGGTCAGAACTCTGCTGCCTCCTGGCCTGTACCCTGTCCCTGGGTCAGAACTCTGCTGCCTCCTG GTCTGGGTCAGAACTCTGCTGCCTCCTGGCCTGTACCCTGTCCCTGGGTCAGAACTACAAATCCCAGTTGTGTATGCATTCCCTCAGATTTCTCCTGCTGTGAATCTAGTTAATGGTCAGGTCCAGGGCCTATGGAAGGTACGGCCATTATGGTTCACTCTCTGCATTGTGGGAAACCAACTAAACTAA
- the LOC121844433 gene encoding uncharacterized protein LOC121844433 isoform X3: protein MCLPPRTPVPCPWVRTLLPPGLYPVPGSEPCCLLACSLSLGQNPAASWPVACPWVRTLLPPGLYPVPGSEPCCLLACTLSLGQNPAASWPVPCPWVRTLLPPGLYPVPGSELCCLLVWVRTLLPPGLYPVPGSELCCLLVWVRTLLPPGLGQNSAASWSGSELCCLLACTLSLGQNSAASWSGSELCCLLVWVRTLLPPGLVPGSELCCLLVWVRTLLPPGLYPVPGSELCCLLVWVRTLLPPGLGQNSAASWSGSELCCLLACTLSLGQNYKSQLCMHSLRFLLL from the exons ATGTGTTTACCCCCCCGCACTCCTGTACCCTGTCCCTGGGTCAGAACCCTGCTGCCTCCTGGCCTGTACCCTGTCCCTGGGTCAGAACCCTGCTGCCTCCTGGCCTGTAGCCTGTCCCTGGGTCAGAACCCTGCTGCCTCCTGGCCTGTAGCCT GTCCCTGGGTCAGAACCCTGCTGCCTCCTGGCCTGTACCCTGTCCCTGGGTCAGAACCCTGCTGCCTCCTGGCCTGTACCCTGTCCCTGGGTCAGAACCCTGCTGCCTCCTGGCCTGTACCCTGTCCCTGG GTCAGAACTCTGCTGCCTCCTGGCCTGTACCCTGTCCCTGGGTCAGAACTCTGCTGCCTCCTG GTCTGGGTCAGAACTCTGCTGCCTCCTGGCCTGTACCCTGTCCCTGGGTCAGAACTCTGCTGCCTCCTGGTCTGGGTCAGAACTCTGCTGCCTCCTGGTCTGGGTCAGAACTCTGCTGCCTCCTGGTCTGGGTCAGAACTCTGCTGCCTCCTGGCCTGTACCCTGTCCCTGGGTCAGAACTCTGCTGCCTCCTGGTCTGGGTCAGAACTCTGCTGCCTCCTGGTCTGGGTCAGAACTCTGCTGCCTCCTGGCCTGGTCCCTGGGTCAGAACTCTGCTGCCTCCTGGTCTGGGTCAGAACTCTGCTGCCTCCTGGCCTGTACCCTGTCCCTGGGTCAGAACTCTGCTGCCTCCTGGTCTGGGTCAGAACTCTGCTGCCTCCTGGTCTGGGTCAGAACTCTGCTGCCTCCTGGTCTGGGTCAGAACTCTGCTGCCTCCTGGCCTGTACCCTGTCCCTGGGTCAGAACTACAAATCCCAGTTGTGTATGCATTCCCTCAGATTTCTCCTGCTGTGA